The following are encoded in a window of Falco biarmicus isolate bFalBia1 chromosome 8, bFalBia1.pri, whole genome shotgun sequence genomic DNA:
- the GPRIN1 gene encoding G protein-regulated inducer of neurite outgrowth 1 yields MGAPRAGRRGDTDGTGGCGGGTPGPHAPRGSRPSLASPPLPGGAGAGGSRGERPGARYRPRRHRPTHARRRCRRRAGAERSGTGRGGSGLEDPPPQGCPDHFPRLQQLQQRLEPAPGLAVPGEGWLLRPVAGLAWEKPSLGMGSAKEPEGLRLLSRQAGAEDTCEPGASSPGCPPAGECLPGSGCAVGGRAMRTCCVAEPEAQGTTAGPAAEKKVPSPTGLAPSTLLPDDNVEPSVTAATGSCGGPSGPVLACGPMGMGVPGTQKDNVAPTPTLPEPCLKAPSEDMGNAPGPAKHVAFLEPAAGARAAELPSQEQPQGGAGTSLGAVPQPRGDEAPEQPQGDMEDPPSAGTVASGGRSEAGPSPTALGQGRAEGSPAQAVGAGSSQQPQAAKLLCESYSFEVTPPQDAGTQDMGTQVDSRASLVSVALSPMSPPGGAAAFTFPKRELGSAVAPRLEPSKKDAEMQVSMPVETRSVATGPMTPVAKSPQASYPEVHVKGTVAEEAPEPIREVSWDEKGMTWEVYGASMEVEVLGMAIQKHLEKQIEEHGRQVVMTPQSTRTGSVKGAPRKGEAKRQPSVFRALLQNVRRPRCCSRAGPAME; encoded by the exons ATGGGTGCTCCCAGGGCGGGCCGGCGGGGTGACACCGATGGCAccggggggtgtgggggaggtACGCCGGGACCCCACGCTCCCCGCGGCAGCCGGCCCTCCCTCGCCTCCCCACCGCTGCccgggggcgccggggcgggcggcagccGGGGGGAGCGGCCCGGGGCGCGGTACCgcccccgccgccaccgccccaCGCATGctcgccgccgctgccgccgccgcgccggagCCGAGCGGagcgggacgggacggggcggGAGCGGACTGGAGGACCCGCCGCCGCAG GGCTGCCCGGACCACTTCCCCcggctccagcagctgcagcagcgcCTGGAACCTGCTCCCGGTCTGGCTGTGCCGGGGGAAGGCTGGCTTTTACG ACCTGTGGCGGGACTAGCATGGGAGAAGCCTTCCCTGGGCATGGGCAGCGCTAAGGAGCCTGAGGGGCTGCGGCTACTGAGCCGCCAGGCTGGAGCTGAGGACACCTGCGAGCCTGGTGCCAGCTCCCCTGGCTGCCCACCTGCTGGCGAGTGCCTGCCCGGCTCCGGCTGTGCCGTGGGGGGCCGTGCCATGAGGACCTGCTGCGTGGCTGAGCCGGAGGCCCAGGGCACCACGGCTggcccagcagcagagaagaaggTGCCATCACCGACGGGACTGGCTCCCAGCACGCTTCTCCCAGATGACAATGTGGAGCCGAGCGTGACGGCAGCAACAGGGAGCTGTGGGGGACCAAGTGGCCCTGTGCTTGCCTGTGGTCCCATGGGCATGGGGGTCCCTGGCACCCAGAAGGACAACGTGGCCCCCACTCCCACCCTGCCCGAGCCCTGCCTCAAGGCACCCAGCGAGGACATGGGGAACGCGCCAGGTCCTGCCAAACACGTGGCGTTCTTGGAGCCTGCCGcaggtgccagagcagctgagcttccaagccaggagcagccccagggtgGTGCAGGGACATCGTTGGGTGCTGTGCCCCAGCCGAGGGGCGACGAGGCTCCCGAGCAGCCCCAGGGCGACATGGAGGACCCACCCAGCGCCGGCACTGTGGCGAGTGGCGGCCGGAGCGAGGCAGGGCCGAGCCCCACCGCCctgggccagggcagggctgaggggagcccagcccaggctgtgggCGCcgggagcagccagcagccccaggcagccaaGCTGCTCTGCGAGTCCTACTCCTTTGAGGTGACCCCACCGCAGGACGCCGGGACACAGGACATGGGGACGCAAGTGGACAGCCGGGCGTCCCTGGTGTCGGTGGCTTTGAGCCCCATGAGCCCCCCCGGCGgtgctgctgccttcacctTCCCCAAgagggagctgggctctgctgtcGCCCCACGCCTGGAGCCCTCCAAGAAGGACGCAGAGATGCAGGTGTCCATGCCCGTGGAGACCCGCTCGGTGGCCACTGGGCCCATGACACCAGTAGCCAAGTCCCCGCAAGCCTCATACCCTGAGGTGCATGTGAAGGGGACGGTGGCAGAGGAGGCTCCAGAGCCCATCCGGGAGGTGAGCTGGGATGAGAAGGGGATGACGTGGGAGGTGTATGGGGCCTCCATGGAGGTGGAGGTGCTGGGCATGGCCATCCAGAAGCACCTGGAGAAGCAGATCGAGGAGCATGGGCGGCAGGTGGTGATGACCCCGCAGAGCACCCGCACCGGCTCTGTCAAGGGAGCCCCCCGCAAAGGCGAGGCCAAGAGGCAGCCCAGCGTCTTCCGCGCTCTGCTGCAAAATGTCCGGCGGCCCCGGTGCTGCtcccgcgccggccccgccaTGGAGTGA